In a genomic window of Muntiacus reevesi chromosome 1, mMunRee1.1, whole genome shotgun sequence:
- the LOC136166145 gene encoding olfactory receptor 7G3-like, with protein METQNQTDVAVFLLLGLSEDPEQQPLLFGLFLTMYLVTVLGNLLIMLAIGSDSHLHTPMYFFLSNLSFTDLCFSTTTVPKMLVNTERQSKSISYPGCLTQVCFVLLFAGLENFLLAAMAYDRYVAICHPLRYVVIMNPCLCGLLIVLSLVISSADALLHTLMVLRLSFCTELEIPHFFCELDQVIKLACSDILINNILVYLVTSILGGIPLLGIIFSYTQIVSSILRMPSAGGKYKAFSTCGSHLSVVSLFYGTAFGVYISSALTHSSKETAVASLMYTVVPPMLNPFIYSLRNRDMNQALWKLI; from the coding sequence ATGGAAACCCAAAACCAAACAGATGTAGCAGTATTTCTCCTCCTTGGTCTCTCAGAAGATCCAGAGCAGCAACCCCTCCTCTTCGGTCTGTTCCTGACCATGTACCTGGTCACTGTGCTTGGCAACCTGCTCATTATGCTGGCCATCGGCtctgactcccacctccacacccccatgtacttctttctctccaacctgtccttcaCGGACCTCTGTTTCAGCACCACCACTGTCCCCAAGATGCTTGTGAACACTGAAAGACAGAGCAAATCCATCAGTTACCCAGGCTGCCTCACTCAGGTTTGTTTTGTCCTGTTATTTGCAGGCTTGGAAAACTTTCTCCTTGCAgcgatggcctatgaccgctatgtggccatctgccatcCACTAAGGTACGTTGTCATCATGAACCCCTGCCTCTGTGGCCTGTTGATTGTACTCTCCCTGGTCATTAGCAGTGCAGATGCCCTGCTCCACACTCTGATGGTATTACGACTGTCTTTCTGCACAGAGCTGGAAATCCCCCATTTCTTCTGTGAACTGGATCAGGTCATCAAGCTGGCATGTTCTGATATCCTCATCAATAACATCCTGGTATATTTAGTGACTAGCATATTGGGTGGTATTCCTCTCCTTGGCATTATCTTCTCTTACACTCAAATTGTCTCCTCTATTCTGAGAATGCCCTCAGCTGGTGGGAAATATAAAGCCTTTTCCACCTGTGGATCTCATCTCTCTGTGGTTTCCTTATTTTATGGGACAGCTTTTGGAGTGTACATTAGTTCTGCACTTACACACTCTTCCAAGGAGACAGCAGTAGCCTCTTTGATGTACACGGTGGTCCCTCCAATGTTGAACCCCTttatctacagcctgaggaacagagACATGAATCAAGCCTTGTGGAAACTTATCTGA
- the LOC136156182 gene encoding olfactory receptor 7G1-like — translation MGPRNKTGVSEFLLMEVTNDLELQPLHFILFLSIYLVTTLGNLLIILAVISDSHLHTPMYFFLYNLSFTDICLSTTTIPKMLVNIQTQNQSITYTGCLTQLCSVLAFASLESFLLAIMAYDRYVAICHPLRYMAIMNFRLCGQLILSSLFISIVDALLHSLMVLQLTFCTDLEIPLFFCEVVQVIKLACSDTLINNILIYLATSIFGGVPVCGIIFSYTQIASSVLRMPSAGGKYKAFSTCVSHLSVVSLFYGTGLGVYISSALINSSRQTAVASVIYTVVPQMMNPFIYSLRNRDMKEALRRLISKIPLPFQDCVI, via the coding sequence ATGGGACCCAGAAACAAAACAGGAGTTTCAGAATTCCTTCTTATGGAAGTGACAAACGATCTGGAACTGCAGCCACTCCATTTCATTCTGTTCTTGTCCATTTACCTGGTAACCACTCtgggaaacctgctcatcatcctggctgtcatctctgactcccacctccacacccccatgtacttctttctctaCAACCTGTCCTTTACTGACATTTGTTTAAGCACAACCACGATCCCAAAGATGCTGGTGAACATCCAAACACAGAATCAGAGCATCACTTATACAGGCTGCCTCACCCAGCTCTGCTCTGTGCTGGCGTTTGCTAGTTTGGAAAGCTTTCTCCTTGCAATAATGGCCTATGACCGATATGTAGCCATTTGTCACCCACTGAGATACATGGCCATCATGAACTTTCGCCTTTGTGGCCAGCTGATTCTATCCTCCTTGTTTATTAGCATCGTGGATGCCCTGCTCCACAGTCTGATGGTGTTGCAGCTGACCTTTTGCACAGACCTGGAAATCCCTCTCTTCTTCTGTGAAGTTGTTCAGGTCATCAAGCTTGCATGCTCTGATACCCTGATTAACAATATCCTGATATATTTGGCAACTAGCATATTTGGTGGTGTTCCTGTGTGTGGAATCATATTCTCCTATACTCAAATTGCCTCCTCAGTTTTGAGAATGCCATCAGCGGGTGGAAAGTACAAAGCTTTTTCCACCTGTGTGTCTCACCTCTCTGTTGTGTCCTTATTCTATGGCACAGGCTTGGGGGTGTACATTAGTTCTGCCCTTATCAATTCTTCCAGGCAGACTGCAGTGGCTTCAGTGATTTATACAGTTGTCCCTCAAATGATGAACCCCTTCATCTATAGTTTGAGGAACAGGGACATGAAGGAAGCTTTGAGAAGACTCATCAGTAAGATACCACTGCCTTTTCAGGACTGTGTTATTTAA